CACCTCGCCGTCGTAGGTTCCGGCGTCGAGCATGCCCTGGGCGAATCCGGTGGTATCCACCTTGAAGTCACTGAGCGGGGCCAGTCCCCCGGTGGAGGCAATTTCCTGTACATCCGGGTTATCGAGCATCAAAATATCCGGCAGCGTCTTGGAAGAAGATTTTTGTAGGACCTTCTGGATGAGGTCCTTGCCCGGCACTACTTCACGGGTAATGGTGACACCAATGTCCGTGGCGCACTTGTCGATGGCGCTCTGGATCAGGCCCTTGTCAGGGTCATTGTTGTAGTAGTCCATCAAGGTCAAGGTGGTCGCATCGCCCGAGCTGGCGGTAGTACCCCCACCACAGGCCGTCAGGACGAGGGGTGTGATGGCCGCCAGGGCCAAGAACTTGCTCCAGCGGGCCTTTTTCTGATTGTTCACGGTAGCTCCTTTGCTAGTTAGTGTGCTGCAGATGGCGCAATTCTTGGGTGTTACTTCTGGCCGCCCGGCCCGGATATTATTCGCCCCTGGCAGCATTCATAAGTCATGATTTGGGTCCACATCGCGCCATAGAGATTGCGGGATGTGGATCTGTCACGGCAAAAGTAAAGCGCTTTACTTTAGGTGTGACATTGATCATGCCCCGGCCATGAGTTCCCTGTCAAGGAAAAAATTAAAGCGCTTTACTTTGTGTCGCCGGAGCGGCAGTTTATGACTCGGGCAAGGTGGGGTAGCTTTGAGCCAGAGCAACCGGGAGGAGCAGCGTGGCAACCATGCAAGATGTGGCCAATTTGGCGAACGTGTCATTGGCGACCGTGTCATTCACCATCAACAATTCCAAGCCCGTCTCGCCCAAAACGCGCGCCAAAGTTGAAGCGGCCATGAAAGATCTGGACTATCGCCGCAATGCTGTTGGCAGCGCGCTGGCCAGAGGCCGAACCCATGTGTTGGCGCTCCTGTACCCAGCCCTGCAGCACCGTTTTTCACCCACATCAATTCAGTTCTTCACCAGCGCCGCCGATCAAGCCAGGCTACGAGGTTACAACCTGGTGTTGTGGCCCATGAGCAACGACGCCGAAGGAGTCACGGAGCTCACGTCATCAGGCCTGGTAGATGGTGTGGTCTTGATGGAGGTCCAGCTTGATGACCCACGCGTGGGCGAGCTATCCAAAAGCAATGTGCCGTTTGCCTTGATTGGGCGCACTCGGGACACCACGGGCATCCCCTTTGTTGACGTTGACTTTGAAGCCGCTGTCGAAAATGCCGTGGACCGGCTCGTCCAATTGGGACACACAGACTTGGTCTTGATCGACGGTGGGATCGGAAACCAACTGCTCGGCGGGTATGGTCCCGTGGCCAGAACACGGAAGGCATTTGGGGAAGTCACCACACAACGCGGCCTGACCGGATCTATCATGAGCGGATTGCACTCATCTGCGGGTGGCCGCGAGCTGGCCCGCGAACTTGCCGCCAAGCACCCCAGAACCACGGGTGTGCTCATGATGAATGAACATGCCGGGCCTGGTTTCGTGGCCGGGTTACAACAAGCTGGTTACCGCATTCCGCAGGACATCTCCATCTTGGCCCTCGCGTCGTCGCTGGACACCACTGGCATGTCGGAACCGGAAATGGCTGTTCTCATATCTCCGGCCGATGAACTTGGCCGGCTGGGCGTTGA
The Arthrobacter alpinus genome window above contains:
- a CDS encoding LacI family DNA-binding transcriptional regulator, whose translation is MQDVANLANVSLATVSFTINNSKPVSPKTRAKVEAAMKDLDYRRNAVGSALARGRTHVLALLYPALQHRFSPTSIQFFTSAADQARLRGYNLVLWPMSNDAEGVTELTSSGLVDGVVLMEVQLDDPRVGELSKSNVPFALIGRTRDTTGIPFVDVDFEAAVENAVDRLVQLGHTDLVLIDGGIGNQLLGGYGPVARTRKAFGEVTTQRGLTGSIMSGLHSSAGGRELARELAAKHPRTTGVLMMNEHAGPGFVAGLQQAGYRIPQDISILALASSLDTTGMSEPEMAVLISPADELGRLGVDILINQLEKKDQPLPQVLIGCSYSPGATMSKAPDRAVGS